Proteins from a single region of Polyangium spumosum:
- a CDS encoding HEAT repeat domain-containing protein, whose product MNPPSTRTVSPALIEAALDAADAEERRQATALAAELPLYDALPLLVRALGDTDWRVRKEATYAARAFIPAPSLIAAMVKTFEPCDNVGLRNAAIEVLASCGSAATAPLEASLARLDADGRKLAVQALGFTRDPHALAVLERALRDADENVRQGAVEAIAQLGPIAPVEVQRLLFRCLDSADPFAKLAALEGLNALGAVIPWERLAPLLEHPSLRGAALSAAATSESPAAAPALARMLHKARGGTFMQAISALARLADGPLLPAVTGALAAEGPELGERLVRVAMAEGTDPPHHRAMALLLAAVARAPGVVDAAALALAEETFTEQAERALFLLGPAALPGLVARIAPEKGVTPLAADVRAALIEVAAAIALAPGAPERPTALLEALRAAVLDEERRVATSALFALSKLGTEEDLALAARLVASPLRPVAHAAEGALASLATRHEKAARALGDALVTRAGSEPGDEAFAAAIILGALAATRSPSSPPPSPFDLGFLARAAAAEDVRTRRAAIGAVAEIGGDSALDVLSLALADEEREVQLAAARALGYLGAAARRREASAETNATPSLRTILDIAGRSMDAELVATAIRALGEALSTIPPEAAERAADALIEALAPLAREAEAVVAIAAAESIGRLPWGAAGRQAALVAALDHPDAAVVKAAMLKLETSGPEGEALLRCLDHPSPDVRLLAAETIAASDNTTLRERLAQRASHELDRDVRDTLEGALSSIRWRGERGFFGS is encoded by the coding sequence GTGAACCCCCCTTCGACCCGCACCGTCTCGCCTGCGCTGATCGAAGCCGCCCTCGACGCCGCGGACGCCGAGGAGCGCCGCCAGGCCACCGCCCTCGCCGCCGAGCTACCGCTCTACGACGCGCTGCCGCTCCTCGTCCGCGCGCTCGGCGACACCGACTGGCGCGTGCGCAAGGAGGCCACCTACGCGGCGCGCGCGTTCATCCCCGCGCCGAGCCTCATCGCGGCGATGGTCAAGACCTTCGAGCCCTGCGACAACGTCGGCCTGCGCAACGCCGCGATCGAGGTCCTCGCGAGCTGCGGCAGCGCCGCCACCGCGCCCCTCGAAGCGTCGCTCGCGCGCCTCGACGCCGACGGCCGCAAGCTCGCCGTCCAGGCCCTCGGCTTCACGCGAGATCCCCACGCCCTCGCCGTCCTCGAGCGCGCCCTGCGCGACGCCGACGAGAACGTCCGCCAGGGCGCCGTCGAGGCCATCGCGCAGCTCGGGCCGATCGCCCCCGTCGAGGTCCAGCGCCTCCTCTTCCGCTGCCTCGACAGCGCCGATCCCTTCGCCAAGCTCGCCGCCCTCGAAGGCCTCAACGCCCTCGGCGCCGTGATCCCCTGGGAGCGCCTCGCGCCGCTGCTCGAGCACCCCTCCCTGCGCGGCGCGGCCCTCTCGGCCGCCGCCACCTCCGAGAGCCCCGCGGCCGCCCCGGCGCTCGCCCGCATGCTCCACAAGGCGCGCGGCGGCACCTTCATGCAGGCCATCAGCGCGCTCGCGCGCCTCGCCGACGGACCGCTCCTGCCCGCCGTCACGGGCGCCCTCGCGGCCGAAGGCCCCGAGCTCGGCGAGCGCCTCGTGCGCGTCGCCATGGCCGAGGGCACCGACCCCCCGCACCACCGCGCCATGGCGCTCCTGCTCGCCGCGGTCGCGCGCGCGCCCGGCGTCGTCGACGCGGCCGCCCTCGCGCTCGCCGAGGAGACCTTCACCGAACAGGCCGAACGTGCGCTCTTCCTCCTCGGGCCTGCCGCGCTGCCCGGCCTCGTCGCGCGTATCGCCCCCGAGAAAGGCGTGACGCCGCTCGCGGCCGACGTGCGCGCCGCGCTCATCGAGGTCGCCGCGGCGATCGCCCTCGCGCCCGGCGCGCCCGAGCGGCCCACGGCGCTGCTCGAGGCCCTGCGCGCGGCCGTGCTCGACGAAGAGCGCCGCGTCGCCACGAGCGCCCTCTTCGCCCTCTCGAAGCTCGGCACCGAGGAGGACCTCGCGCTCGCCGCGCGCCTCGTCGCCTCGCCGCTCCGCCCCGTCGCCCACGCCGCCGAGGGCGCGCTCGCCTCGCTCGCGACCCGCCACGAGAAGGCCGCGCGCGCGCTCGGCGACGCCCTCGTCACCCGCGCCGGCAGCGAGCCCGGCGACGAGGCCTTCGCCGCCGCGATCATCCTCGGCGCCCTCGCGGCCACGCGTAGCCCCTCGAGCCCGCCGCCGTCTCCCTTCGACCTCGGCTTCCTCGCGCGCGCGGCTGCGGCCGAGGACGTGCGCACGCGTCGTGCGGCGATCGGCGCCGTCGCCGAGATCGGCGGCGACTCGGCGCTCGACGTCCTTTCGCTCGCGCTCGCCGACGAGGAGCGCGAGGTCCAGCTCGCCGCGGCGCGCGCGCTCGGCTACCTCGGCGCGGCGGCGCGGCGGCGCGAGGCCTCGGCCGAGACGAACGCGACGCCGAGCCTGCGCACCATCCTCGACATCGCGGGCCGCTCGATGGACGCCGAGCTCGTGGCCACCGCGATCCGCGCGCTCGGCGAGGCCCTCTCCACGATCCCGCCCGAGGCCGCGGAGCGCGCCGCGGACGCGCTCATCGAGGCCCTCGCGCCCCTCGCCCGCGAGGCCGAGGCCGTCGTGGCGATCGCGGCTGCCGAGTCCATCGGGCGCCTGCCCTGGGGCGCGGCAGGCAGGCAAGCGGCGCTCGTCGCGGCGCTCGATCACCCCGACGCCGCGGTCGTCAAGGCGGCGATGCTCAAGCTCGAGACGAGTGGCCCCGAGGGGGAGGCGCTGCTTCGTTGCCTCGACCATCCTTCGCCCGACGTCCGGCTCCTCGCGGCCGAGACGATCGCGGCGAGCGACAACACGACCTTGCGCGAGCGCCTCGCGCAGCGCGCTTCGCACGAGCTCGATCGGGACGTGCGCGACACCCTCGAGGGTGCGCTCTCGTCGATCCGCTGGCGCGGGGAAAGGGGCTTCTTCGGGTCGTGA
- a CDS encoding chemotaxis protein CheW, with protein MTKAMPDYGQRHRADPQKSLVGFVVGDVHYAIGIGQVREIVNPLPVTPLPHTPPDVSGVADHRGDVVPVIDLRIRFGLPPTSPTRSTKWILVDAGARMVGLVVDAVSEVFGTGADEIRPTPPVGGGRDLRGISGVTNHNGLLVFVLDTKRFTELVDDIADVLPPIDDL; from the coding sequence ATGACGAAAGCGATGCCCGACTATGGCCAGAGACACCGCGCCGATCCCCAGAAGAGCCTCGTCGGCTTCGTCGTCGGCGACGTCCACTACGCGATCGGGATCGGCCAGGTGCGCGAGATCGTGAACCCCTTGCCAGTCACGCCGCTCCCGCACACGCCCCCCGATGTCTCGGGCGTGGCCGATCACCGCGGCGACGTGGTGCCCGTCATCGATCTGCGCATCCGCTTCGGCCTGCCGCCGACGTCGCCGACGCGCTCGACGAAGTGGATCCTCGTCGACGCCGGCGCGCGCATGGTGGGCCTCGTCGTCGACGCCGTCTCCGAGGTCTTCGGCACGGGCGCCGACGAGATCCGGCCGACGCCCCCCGTCGGCGGCGGCCGCGATCTGCGCGGCATCTCGGGCGTCACGAACCACAACGGCCTGCTCGTCTTCGTGCTCGACACGAAGCGGTTCACCGAGCTCGTCGACGACATCGCCGACGTCCTTCCGCCGATCGACGACCTGTGA